The genomic DNA TCGCCCACACAGTCCGCTACCTTTGATCGCTAGGACAGCCTGCCCTCGGTTCGCAGACGATATAATCCTGCCATGAAGCTCTCACGACGGACGGCGCTCCTCTTGACCTTGACTCTGACCGCAGGCTGTGGCTCTAGCGGGGGGGTGACGACACCCACCGGGGTGCGCTTTACCCTGGACTGGCCCGACACAACACGAGCCCTGCCGCTTGTCGCTAAGAGTGTCCGTGTGCAGATCAAGCAAGGGACCAAGCTCCTGGTCGAGCGCCTCTACCTCGCCGGCCCCGATAGCGAGGAGCAGCTCACCGACCTGCCCTTTGCCACCGCGCTTACCCTGGTGGCCAGCGCCTACACCACGACCGATGGCACCGGCACGGTGGTGGCCAGCGCGAGTATTCCCTTTAGCACCCTCAAGGGCAAGCTGGAGCCTGTCACGCTGACCCTGGCATCGGTGATTACGCGGATCGAGACCCAGCTTACCAAGGGCGAGACAGGGCTCACCCTCAGCGCCATCGCACGAGACAGTGCGGGAAGCGCGGTCTTAACCGATCCCACCCAGTGGCAGTGGCAGCTCAGCGACCCGACCCTGGGAACGCTCACCCCCACTGGCTCGACCGCGAGCTTTGTGGAGCGGGGCTTCGGGATCGCACAGCTCACCGCGACCGAGAAGGAGTCCGGGAAGACGGGCACCCTCACCCGCCCGGTCTGTGTCGGGGAGCCCTCGAAGACCGCGCCCACCCAAGGACGCTACACGCTCGGCGGCCCGCTCTCCAGCATCCTTGGGCTCGGGGACGGCCGTTTCGCCTTCGTGCACGGCACGGTTCTCGCCTGTATCGACAGCAACGGGACTCTCGTCTGGCAGCGCTCGCTCCCCAGCAGCGGTGCCCAGCTCACCGCGCTCCCGGGTGGCTTTCTTGCGGTTGTCACCTCCGCCGGCCTGCGCATCCATAGCAGTGAGACCGGCTCGTTCTACTGGGAGAGCACGGGCTCTGGAGCTCCGGGCAACGCCACGGCGACGGCGATCTTCCAGCAGAAGACAGTCGCGGTCACCAACGAACCCTATCTGGAGGCGCGCGCCATGACATCGGGGGACCTGCTCTGGAGCAAGTCGCTGGCGACACAGACACTGGTCTGGGCCGACTCCACCCGCCTAATCAATCTCGATAGAGCCGCCGGCCTCTACGCGGTCTTCCAGAGTACGCTCGGTAGCCTCACCTGGTCCACGAGTGTCCCCGCACAGAGCCAGTTTGTGGGGCTCCGCACCAGTGGCACGCCGCCCCTGATGCTCTCCTACTCCCCCGGCGAGCTGCGGGCGATCCTGCTGGCCAACGGGGCAAAGCTCTGGAGTGTCGCGGCCTCCGGCGAGCAAGTCGTTCTCACCCCGGACCAAGGCAAGGTTTTGGCCTTTGGCGAGACCTACTGCGCCAGCTACGACGCCGCGACGGGGACACCGCTCTGGAGCAAGACGGGCCTGCGCCAGGTCTGTGGCACGCTCCCCAGCGGCGACCTGCTGGTCCTGCCCACCGTCGACGATCCCAC from Armatimonas rosea includes the following:
- a CDS encoding PQQ-binding-like beta-propeller repeat protein codes for the protein MKLSRRTALLLTLTLTAGCGSSGGVTTPTGVRFTLDWPDTTRALPLVAKSVRVQIKQGTKLLVERLYLAGPDSEEQLTDLPFATALTLVASAYTTTDGTGTVVASASIPFSTLKGKLEPVTLTLASVITRIETQLTKGETGLTLSAIARDSAGSAVLTDPTQWQWQLSDPTLGTLTPTGSTASFVERGFGIAQLTATEKESGKTGTLTRPVCVGEPSKTAPTQGRYTLGGPLSSILGLGDGRFAFVHGTVLACIDSNGTLVWQRSLPSSGAQLTALPGGFLAVVTSAGLRIHSSETGSFYWESTGSGAPGNATATAIFQQKTVAVTNEPYLEARAMTSGDLLWSKSLATQTLVWADSTRLINLDRAAGLYAVFQSTLGSLTWSTSVPAQSQFVGLRTSGTPPLMLSYSPGELRAILLANGAKLWSVAASGEQVVLTPDQGKVLAFGETYCASYDAATGTPLWSKTGLRQVCGTLPSGDLLVLPTVDDPTCQPIQALRASDGTVLWSNYLPYTPLPNERFLAVRVGSQVAVTLSKAATYTTAPLYLLDTTTGQYLWGTTVFGGGSPGLAAPVGSAGALALQSATGSSELLVLH